In Pleurodeles waltl isolate 20211129_DDA chromosome 5, aPleWal1.hap1.20221129, whole genome shotgun sequence, the DNA window gcgcttggtctccacccagctgagcagcacagccaggtggagagttcaaagtgtgcatgtcattttggctgacctcagatggccggccaaactgacatgcacacttacaagcTCACCACTAGTCCTCCTCTACTTGTTGACATGGAGGAGGCTGACCCTGTCCCGCCCTACGGAAGTAGAAAAATATTgagataataaaatacatttattgtctctttatttttatgctttcatcagcgggcgatgctcctctgccataacaGAAGGGGGCCACCTGCCTTCACCACCACTCGCCACCCTCCCTTGTTTTCATGCTTAATCAGTTCAGGGACACCAGAgaatcaagaaataaaaaaaaccaaCCTCCTTGTCTGCTTTCGAAACCACACATGCACAGCAGTAGTCATTCTCAGGTGCTGCCTCACTCCTCTGGAACTCGCTACCAGCTGTCCTAAGAGTAAAGCCAGCTTTCCTATAAAGACTGTGCATCCTGGTTGTTAGACGTAAAACGCGGTCAGACTTTTAATGttctgtgctatataaaaatgaTAAATATATTGCAACCTAGCACTGGGCAAGCAACCAATCGTGGGAGTTAATCTTGGGGGTTAAGTGTAGATAATGAATGAAGTTTTTAATTCACCTGAAAGGCATTAACCCACGGAGCAGATTTGATCTTATAAATCTCCCTAAACAGCTTAGACAGTCTATTACCACCAGGAAGGAGGTACTCGTGTACAAACAGTGACTAGGCTGtggtttgcaagcattggttgcttAAAAAAATACCTTCTCATTTACACAATTTCTCTGCGCTGTGCAAAAGGAAGAGTGTAAATCTGCCTCATCTCTCTCTTAATCAGCACGCAGGGCGAGTCCTGTTCAATCGCACACGCCCTTTCTGTCAGGTTAGTGTAATTCTCTAGCACTTTTTCTGAAATTTGGGACAAATGCCTCCTACCTTTTTAAGTGTAAAACTGGAAAATCTGAGATCAATCCCGTCTTCAGTGCTTAGCCAACTTGTGTGATTCTAGGTGTATACTTTATTTTACCGAGCCTCCTTTTGTTTATTATCACATacgagtgtaccttcaaatatgtgagttcgtgGAGTGCGCTGTATAAATAAAcctctctttttttttatatttaatagcCTTTACTGTTTCCCCTTTCTAAGAATCTAGTGCCTATATAGGGTGCACATAGCTTAGTAATAGCATTATCAATGGGGCAAGGCCAGGAATGTTCATCAGTTCATgctaaaaactctcacttttagtAAATACTCTCAATGCAGTTTTATATAACCTGGTCTACTTAAGTGAAACCCTTCCACGTGGTACATATATACATTTCTTGAATTTTGAAGGCGCCTTTCCATATTCTTACATGTTTGTTGCATGCTTTATGTGTAAAATATTTTCAAGGCTCGGCTCGTGCACAGGCTCCTTAGCACGGCTCTAGCACGACTCTCCTTGTATCATTGTATTATATTTTTGCTAAATGAAAACATACTGCACAACAAGTTGAAGCTAAACTGGTATCTTttagaacacatagggggttattctaactttggaggagtgttaatccgtcccaaaagtgacggtaaagtgacggatataccaccagccgtattacgagttccataggatataatggactcgtaatacggctggtggtaaatccgtcacttttccgtcacttttgggacggattaacacctcctccaaagttagaataacccccatagtgacatAATAAGCTCAAAGCCCTAACAATTCTATTCAGCTTTAGGAAATCCTCCATGTCTGTATTTCTGAATTGCTCATCATACAACCTCCTACGACCACTTTTTCACATTGCTATCCTTCTATCTTCCTTTATCAATACATCAGTCTCTTTGCTGATACTAACTGAAATCAATACATAAATGCCCATTTCATGCTTTTAAAAAtatcctctttttattttttttaaatccagctAGCATATCATAGTTTCAATTGAGATTAATAAGTATTGCAAACTAGTCTTAAAAAAGTCAGCTGGCCTAATAAGAAGACTGCAAGACCTCTTCTCAATTGCCACACATGCAGCACTTTTACACCAcgtttttttgcaaaaaataagCGTACAGCAGAAATAGGTAAACAGTATGTAAATTTAATAGAATTATCCTGGCGAAATTTTATTTCCACTTGAATGTGTCAAGGCCATCCATTGCCGAACATAAAATGGTACTacttattgcaaaaaaaaaatcttgaacacTACATAttgaacaataaaaacattttatttagcaAAGGGAGGTAAGGCAAATGATTATCAGGCCAGACATTGTCATAGTCTGAATTTCACATATCAAGAGACAGGAGGATTTTGCCTTTTACTATCCTGATACATTATGTATGAACATAAATGTTTCTTGCATACTGACCTGACATTTTTTATTTCTACTTTACAGTGAATGTGTGCGTTTAAAACCAACCGACATTCAACCAGACATCTTCAGTTATCTCCTACATTTGATGTACACTGGGAAGATGGCACCACAGCTTATTGATCCCGTCCGCCTTGAGCAGGGGATAAAATTTCTTCATGCATATCCGCTCATCCAGGAGGCAAGCCTTGCTAGCCACGGAGGCTTCTCGCACCCCGATCAAGTATTTCCCTTAGCATCTTCGTTATATGGTATTCAGATAGCTGACCATCAAATCAGAAACCCCAATAAAATTGTTCCTGCTGCTGACAAATTAGGCAGGGAGCCAAGACAGCAGCCATCCAGGATACCTCAAGATCCAGCACCAGAGAGTAATTCAATATCCCGGTTAAGTACTATTTTGCCACAAACTAGTCAGAAAAACACAAACCTCTCAGACACTTTGCAGACTCCCTTGTCTCCAGAAATGACATCTGTTCTTCCCACTGCTCCATCAGTGGAAGAGAATAGTATGGAAGACTCGCCTTCTGAAGACCAACCTTCATCACTCACAATAGCTCATGTTAAACCAAGTATTATGAAAAGGAATGGTAGCTTTCCCAAATACTACGCTTGCCATCTGTGTGGACGTAGATTCAATCTGAGAAGCAGTCTGCGTGAGCATCTCGTGCTCCACACAGGAATACCCTTTTCTTCTTCCAACCCGGGTGATGCTAGTATGTCTccatccttttgtagcaatgctgcaGAACTGACAAAAGATTCTATGGATGCTGCtgatggtggagctctcagtgacaGTGAACTGGCACAGAATTCTGATTCGCCAATGATTGATGGGAATCAGCCACCAGACACACCACCTCCAACTGACATTGCTGACATTGATAACTTGGAGCAGGTTGACCTCGAGAGAGAAGTGAAGAGGCGCAAGTATGAGTGCTCCATCTGCGGGCGCAAGTTCATTCAGAAGAGCCACTGGAGAGAACACATGTATATACACACAGGAAAGCCATTTAAATGTAGCACCTGTGACAAAAGCTTTTGCAGAGCCAACCAGGCTGCAAGGCATGTGTGCCTGAAAAGTTCAGACACGTACACCGTAGTGGACAAACAAACTCTAGAACTCTGTAATTTTGATGAAAGCAGCCAAATTGATAACATGGTACAGACAAACAAACGTTACAAATGCAATGTGTGCGATAAAACTTTTTCAACTCCTAACGAGGTGGTCAAACACACGTGCCAAACCCAGAATTCCGATGCCTTTGACCTAGACGATGAAGGAAAATCCATTCTTCTTAGTAGCGGGGACTCTGAAACCAACGAGAATGAAAATCCTATGTTAACATCCATCAAGCGGGAGGAGGAAGCAGTATTGTTGGATTAAGTGGATTTgagttgtgtgtgtatatgtcatttataaatatttgtatatatctatatacaatGTATTTATGTGTCATATATGTGAGTAacagatatatacacatacactccaatatatattttgcccatttctttaTACATGCATACTGACGCCATACCCAGactgaggtttaaaaaaaaacagcttcttAGTATTATGGAAAATGTGGCACCTCCTCACTTGCagaaaaaaaattactttttgCATTATAATGTAGTTAGTTTTAATCTGAAGGAAACTACAGAGCATTTGGCTGACGTCAACAGAACTAGTAAGCCGTGGATTTTTATAAATTaagtgtttaataaaatgtctgtttaGGAAAAAGTActcccaaaaacattttggttgattgatatatatatgtgtgtgtttgtatatacatatatatttaattgcAGGTATTTTGACTCAGCGTCTTCCTTTTGAGAAGACAAAAAAAATGCTATAGATGTGCATCTTCAAGTTAAATGACTAGCTGAATAAAACAACAGTGGAAAATGTCAGATTGTTTTCAGAATACTAGGCAGAGTCCATTGAAGGTTATTGGTACCTTTCATTTCAGTAACATATTTTCCAAAAGTTTGTTGCTAAAATTAGTTTTGCCTAAACTAGCCATAACAATGTGATATTCATTTCTGaagtaatcttttttttcttttaactataTGCTTATATCCAAACATGCAGAGGTGTATTGTTAGTTTTGATTACTTTTGTATACTAAGAAAAAAACAGTAGCCTTTATTAGGTGAAAGTGCAGCTGTGGCCCATGACAGAAAAAGTCTGTATGTCCATGTtgaatattttttgtaaaacaaTTAGGTGTGCAAGCGGCCTTTCCCAGAATATTTGATTATTCATGTTTATTAATTTGCCTCCACCTTCTATAACTAAATATTCAGTTCTCAAGAATATTGGAATTATACCCTACTAACTGCTGCATGTAGCCTGTTACTTTAACAAATTTGTGTTTATATAAAGTAATGTATACCGTCTCAAAAGTATTTCATTTCATTGTAAGCTTGCAAACATGCATTTAAATTCTTTTTACTTGTTTTTGAGACTGTTTAaagacaaaataatgttttttagtaTTTTTGTTTTGTAAGGAGCGGAAGGGAGATTGTATTGATCTGAGCAGAAAAGGCAGTCAGTGTCTTTTAAGCACTGTTTGTTTGTTTTAGCTGCAGTATCAGAGACCGAGAACATGGCTCCAGTGTGGACTCACAGTTACAGTTTGACATTTACCTTGCAAGTCATGGATCTTAAGACTGTAGaaaaaggaaaatttgttttctctGAATCTGAATTACAGTTCCCTActaagaattttctgcaatgtgatTGGCCCATAGTCGTTTCAGATCCTAAGATATTTGAAAGGCTATATTTAGATATGGAGTGATACTTGTAGGGAATACTAACCTAGATCAAACTACAAATCACATCACCAGTTATTAGATGTCCCACAATTAAAATTACCTAAAACTATTGTGTGAAATCTGCTTAATGGCAACAATAATGATGTGTGTTTTATGCTCCTACGACTCGTCTTATTATCTAGGAGTGAGCAAATCCTAACCCAGATTTGTAAATTTTGTGGCATAATGAGAAGCAAATTGTAACTgcacaagaaaaaaacatattcaACATTTTGTCCTTCCATTTATCGAGTGAGTCGGGCACCTCTGGGAATTTATGCTCTAATCTGCAAGCATGTGGGCAAACACAGTTGGAAGAGAAAATATAGCTTTCTTTGCTGATCATATACAGATTCCCTCCAGATACCTAAAAAGCCTTTTCCTCAGACATAAAGTTCAGTTAATTTAACTGGATCTTTTGTGGATAAACTTATCAGTTATTAAGATTGAAGCTTAAAATACAAGATCACATAGAAGAATGTAAGTGTAgatataaatactgaatttattagGTTGTTATCTTGTTTCTGATGTCACCAGTCAATTGTTTTAGCCAAGTCTTTATTACAACACAGATTTGGCTTGGTCTGTAATTCTTCTGTAGCGAGTGTTCCATGATTCAACAATAAAATGGAAGCTTTGTCTGGCAAGTTAGATTAAGATGGAACGTAGTAAACGTTAGaaagcatatatatacatatatgttttttttttttttgtcttgttcTGTAAGCTCATTAAGGGTTTTGAATCTGACCTTTCTTTGTTGAAAAGCAGGAAGATATTGTTTCACTGTATCATTGcgggttaaaaaaaagaaatcataatTTCTTAAAATGCAACATCAACATTGTAGTACATTTCAGTTTCCCAATATTCAGTGAATTAAAAGAAATGTTCAGCTCACAGCTCATTGTGACATTGGTACAATAGCACAGCCAATACAGATTGAAGTTGTATGAAACATGTACTGTTTCACCAAAAATGGCATTTATGCTGGTTATAAATGGCCTTTTCCTTATTCACTTAGATCCATTTTTGCTGAAGTGTGTTTAACGTAATCTTTATAAACAGACATCTGTGCATTCTATATGTCTCAGTTGGTGACATCCTATGATTTAGTTGTCATATTGTTCCCATTTCTACTGCTGTAGAATTTAGACAGTTCACTCTAAGTTAATTGCGGCAGAGGAGCAGCTGAAGAAGACATAGATATGAAGAACGGTGCCTTTGTGATATGGGCTTGATAAACACTTCTCTTGTGAAATATTACATTCCTGAATTACTGACTCTTTGCCACAAAGAAATAAGGAATTAACAGAATGATGTTTTTAATTTGTCCGCATTAGTAACCTAAATTTAGCAGTACATAAAAATTGTAGTACCACCTTTTGCCAGATGGCATGGGGGTGGGTCAAAGTATAATTTCCCTGAAGTTTAAATAGCAAGAAGATAGGAGAGGCGTTTGATAGTTATACAGAATATAGCAATTCTCAATGCATATGTTTAAAGTAAATGTCACTTTTTTGTCCTTTTATGTACATTCAAATTTACAGATTTGTATCTTTTTTATACATGGTATCTCTGAATAAAAACTGAactttgtgaaatgtattttataACAGTTGTATGAAGTGTGTTTTCTTATTTGACAGAGAGTCACTTTGGAAAGAGCCTTATGGTGTGACAAGTCATGCCCCAGTGTTGTCTTATGTTGGTGAAACAGATTACTCTCTTGATTTCAATGATGTCATCTGAGAACTCCCTACGATATGAGGCTTTCTAGAAATCACAGAACTGTTTACTAGATGGAAATTACTGGCCTCAACGTGAAGTTCTGAAGTGGGGCTTTCAGTCTAACACTGTAAATATTTCTGCATCTGTGCCTCCTCTGGACTTCAGCACTGCAGTTAATCTTCAGAACCACATCGTGGGGCTTTGGAATATCAGAACAAATCGATGGGCAGCTTTTTTTGAAAACTCGACTTTGAATGGGCTGATGTTTGTCTTGCTTGGTCTTTATGAATATATCCGAGCGAGTGCAGTGTAGTGTTGCTTTATGTGATTTCCCCATTGACTTGTCACCTAACTGGGCAAAAATTGAATGTTTTAACTTCTAGTTTAGCTGAGGTGAAGTAAGCTAGAGAGCCTGTGCAGTAGTTTCCTGGAATGAGGAGACTGGCTCTTAGGAGTGTGCTCTTTTATCCCCTTCCTCTCTAGTCACAATATTGTCCCTTAACATGGAAGCTCCACGTGCATGCTACATAGAGAACTGCATGCTGCCTTATGCACATAAGATGAAAACTGTAGTGATTAtcactcttttttatttttctcttttgttttatttttttaggccGAGCTTTCGAGACCTGCTGTatttactttagtatatacttctatgtgGACTTGAAGCCTTGCAAATGCTTTTCGTTTgtgtgtttcagtgtcctttaaaaatccttgcttgctattggtcaTTCCTTTATCGTTGTCCCTCCTTTTTGACTTTTGTTTCCCAGCCCATGGATCAGGGACCATGTACTGTACCTTTACGCTTTGGTTCTGCATCTCTTCGTTTGGAGGACTACTTTATTCTTTCTTTCGTGCTTGTGTTACACTGTGGGTGCTTCTGGCCCATAGCTGCTTGCATCTTATTACAGCAAtcgtccctcccacctcctcccaagccAGAAAAGACTAGCTGTTGTCCTCCGAACGGATCTGCTGCAACGGGGGTGCTCTGCTGCTCGGTGAGAGCAGGCATGCTCTCTCGTTAAAGAGAGATGAATACGTGCTCAGCGggacaaacaaaatgaaaacattttatctGACTgtagttaatttttttattttaccaggtcttcttttctcactttgcccaCACGCCTACCTCTGTTACAAAACATAAttcgtcacaattgcccgactccacgcggctctgcCTGACATCATTGGGACAATAAGAGGcgctcgccggcgtgctgacgtcggttccctttttccgtgccttcgattacggttacttttccagctacctgtatcgtttgctgttcggaagggatactttgtgttttttgtcGACATGTCTGCCCCGAAGAAGTCAGGCTTCAAGCCCTGCAAAGAATGCAgaggtcggatgtcggtgactGACCCCCACAACGACTGTCTTTGGTGCCTGAGTTCAGACAACGACGTCCAGGAAtgtggttcatgccaaaaaatgaacCCGAAAGCCttgaaggaacgtgaggctaaattgTTCTTAGCCAAGGCTAAGAAGGAAAGAAAACGGCACCATAGATCATCGTCGGGGAAGTCAAGTCACAAGAAGCGGTGTCATCGTGATTCAAGGCGTCGATCCAGAAGCCGGTCGGAGTCGAGTTCTCAGTCGACCCGACGCCGTAAgtcctgggaggtcagcccgaTAGTATCTCCTCAACCATTGACAATGCGGTCATCCCTggcgccgtcggtctttgaggttgTGGAGCCTCAGAGTCAACAAGCTTCTCCGGCGTTTCCAGGCGCGCAGGATTCGAGTCCGGCGCCGGCTCCTCAGGACTATCCTGCATTCCTGGCTCAGGgtacggatccggcggcatttctaaatgccatgtttactattttccagaacatggctccgggaggtggtgcgctggCTGGCCCCACTGGTACGGGCTGACGCCGTTTATGCCGTTCTGTCTGGCAGGAAACACTAGCCCGGCACCAGTGCCGGCGGTGCAGccatcgacgtcgagggagaggcCTTCGATGCCGTTATCTGTTGAGATGGAGCCCCGAAGCCGGATGGCGTCAAAGTGTGCAGGTCGTATATCCCCAGCGCCAATGGATCCATCTACGGCGTCAGGAGGATCCGGAGATCCTGTAATGACGCCTTCTCGGTGCCATTCGCCGACGTCATTGCACTCCATGTCGACGCTGGGGTTGGAGGCCAAATTGCGGTCGAGGAGGAAGGCCCTCaggttgttggaggagagagagtaccagcggcagatccttgaggaaggggagattgctgAGCCCCAGAGTGAGTTTCAAGGGTTTGATatggccagtggactggatacttccccggagtgggatttggcctccccaggggagtatacagaGTAAGCAGCCACCTTTCATTCCGTCATCAGGAAGGCTGCGGATTTCCTGGAACTTCCCCTGCCTACTGCGCAGGTTAAAACCAACATCCTGATGGAGGTACTTCATCCTCCCACGGCCATTGCAGATCCTCTGTTGCCATTCAATGAATCTCTCATGGAGCCAAAAGAAGAGGTGTGGAAGAAACCTGTTTCTTCGTCGGCTGTGAGTAGGTCTGTGGCCAGACGGTATAGGTCTGCACCTGGAGACCCCGAATTTCTATCTAAGCATCCGTCTCCAGAGAGTCTGGTCATACAGGCATCCTTTTCTTCACGATCTGCTCCTGGCTCCTATCCTGGAGTACCATCTGACCGGGAGTCCAAGCGTATGTAACAGTCAGCCAATAAGGCTTTCTCCtcgtgtagcatggcattgaaatcTGCTAATGCTACATGCATCCTTGGCAGATACATTCACGCAATAATGGATGCAGCAAAGACAGTGTTACCGGACATGCCCCAAGACTTGCATGGTCTACTCTCGGAGGACCAGGTAGCGGCTACGCAAGTCATAgagtcagggctggataccacggactctgctAGAGCCAGGGGGACCTCTATTGCCACCAGGTGTCATGCTTGGTTGCGCCCATCTGGATTTTCATCAGATGCTCAGGCCACGCTCTTGGACTTGCCTATAGATGGGGCTAAATTGTTTGGCTGTAAAGCGGAatctgcgctagagcgctttaaggagtgtagGGCCACTGCTAAGTCCTTGGGCCTGCAGAGTATTTCGACCCCATTTAGATCCTTTAGGCGGCTGCAAGTTTTTGGATTAGGGGCTTCCTTTCATGGGAgatgccagcagacaggacatcaGTCTTCGAGCCTCCCTTATAGATCATTTAGAGAGCAGGGTAGGGTCCACACTAGAGGGGCCACCctggcagcagcacccttcctcttcctcaggagggatgCAACATGGAAAGCAGCCCTATGCCTCGCGCCATTGCGTCCCATgcctctccggtagggggaaggtGATCTCTTTTTTTTCCTTCCCATGTGGGAGTGCATAACatccgattcctgggtcatcagtgtggtaaggaaaggctatgcccttccctttttgggagattcctcctcccttccctccccgtccttccttttgttcagaagatcatctcctggtGCTATAACAGGAGGTTctgtccctattgtcaaaaggtgcagtggagttggttcccgagcaggagaggggtcagagatgttattcaaggtactttctgatccccaaaaaggatggtcgcctgaggcctatcttggacctgaggattttgaattggttcctcaagcaggagaaattcaaaatgctgactctagcacaggtacttatggcgttgaacaaggagaattggatggtgtcggtcgacttgcaggatgcttatttccatattcccattctcaagtcacacaggaagtatctccgttttgtggtagggtcgcaacactaccagtttccgGTCCTTCATTTTGGTCTTacagacctactccaactctcactgtgccctccgctccatcttcctcacagggcagacctcctctcgcagtcgcagggccaggttctacacccccacctccagagcctgcaccttcatgcctggggattgaacggggcaacctgagtgctttttctctcccatcgGATGTGGtgaatgttattttatcggcccggcgacactccaccaagtctgtCTATGCGGGCAGATGGGCTAAATTCATTCATTGGTGTGGAGAGcaacaaattaatcccttaagtgcccatctgtcAGATATATTGATGTTTGCTTTGTCGTTGGCGCAGCGAGGTTGCGATGTGGCCCCTGTCAGAGGCTATCTTTCGGCCTTTttatgtcttcctgatcaaccctgtttgttcaaatcccctttagtgttacggtttttgaaggggcttaccaataggtttcctcccactccgtttgtcatgccccagtgggatttaattCTGGTGttaacctttttgatgggctctccttttgagccacttcgtTCCTGCCCTTTAAGATTTTTGGTTCTAAAAACTGTGTTTCTGACGGCCATCACGTCGGttagacgtgtgagtgagcttcaggcgctttctgttcacccacctttttacaacctttcataaggACAAAGTGGTTCTGAGGACCAGgacggctttcctccccaaggtagtgactccGTTTCATTTGGGAAAATCCATCACTCTCTAGACATTCTACCCTCCtctgcatccatctaaggaggagagactccatcgactggaccctaggagggctctcagcttttatatagacaggaagagagttccgcttggatgaccatctctttattggatacgtggggaagaggaagaggaagaggaaggggaaggccgtccgcAAACTaatgctatccaggtgggtcattctttgtattaagATAGGTTATTCATTGGCGAAGAGAGTCCTCCTGAGGGGAAtcggagcccattccaccagggccaagtcaaccacatcagccctggctagaggtgttccagtggcagacatttgcaaggccgcgacttggtcttccctccacacctttgtaaagcactATTGCTTCGATtcagaggtgaggagggatggccattttgcacggtctgtgctgcaggagttcttggTATGACCAGGCACCCTCCtctgaggtggtactgctttgggactctattcattaagtgaggaatccacaggtagttgtatccatcagaagagcaagttacttaccttcggtaaagctttttctggtggatacattagctacctgtggattcctcacagtccctcccgcctcaccgttgtctgtctggtcatgccgagatttccttgggtgtgcatttgtgcattttgttctttctgtattatggggttatacatttatttatgtgtgtatatatatatttgtatttctgtttattttggaagttctgatttttgTTCATAATGGTGCAAAACTTTTAGGAATGTGCATTAGTGGTGTTTCTATTATTGGCAGTTGCTTTTTCCATAAATGGTTATTGGATACAGTTATGAAGTGTTTGGAATATCAATGTTTATCTATTCgtttcaaaggcacgtaaaaaaatggcataaactgacatcagcacgccagcgagggcgTCTTATTGCCCCGATGACGTCAGGTTGAGCCACGTGGAgtcggcaattgtgacgtcctcgccgatgtGCAGAGCTGGAGAGAAGTTTCCATCGactgctacgcatggggagaattcattaggtgaggaatccacaggtagctagtgtatccaccagaaaaagcgttac includes these proteins:
- the ZBTB2 gene encoding zinc finger and BTB domain-containing protein 2 encodes the protein MDLANHGLILLQQLNAQREFGFLCDCTVAIGDVYFKAHKSVLASFSNYFKMLFVHQTSECVRLKPTDIQPDIFSYLLHLMYTGKMAPQLIDPVRLEQGIKFLHAYPLIQEASLASHGGFSHPDQVFPLASSLYGIQIADHQIRNPNKIVPAADKLGREPRQQPSRIPQDPAPESNSISRLSTILPQTSQKNTNLSDTLQTPLSPEMTSVLPTAPSVEENSMEDSPSEDQPSSLTIAHVKPSIMKRNGSFPKYYACHLCGRRFNLRSSLREHLVLHTGIPFSSSNPGDASMSPSFCSNAAELTKDSMDAADGGALSDSELAQNSDSPMIDGNQPPDTPPPTDIADIDNLEQVDLEREVKRRKYECSICGRKFIQKSHWREHMYIHTGKPFKCSTCDKSFCRANQAARHVCLKSSDTYTVVDKQTLELCNFDESSQIDNMVQTNKRYKCNVCDKTFSTPNEVVKHTCQTQNSDAFDLDDEGKSILLSSGDSETNENENPMLTSIKREEEAVLLD